The following proteins are co-located in the Microplitis demolitor isolate Queensland-Clemson2020A chromosome 3, iyMicDemo2.1a, whole genome shotgun sequence genome:
- the LOC103577749 gene encoding cytochrome c oxidase assembly factor 4 homolog, mitochondrial: MSAQLKTYLQKEDTEDPVERMLKKTGCIELHYNVQECIAKTQDWRKCQDVVKKFKACMDKHQREKELQNN; encoded by the exons ATGTCTGCtcaattaaaaacatatttacaGAAAGAAGATACTGAAGATCCCGTTGAACGCATGCTAAAAAAAACTGGTTGTATAGAATTACACTACAACGTTCAg gAATGTATTGCTAAGACTCAAGATTGGCGAAAATGTCAGGAcgtagtgaaaaaatttaaagcttgTATGGATAAGCATCAAAGGGAAAaagaattacaaaataattga
- the LOC103577748 gene encoding peptidyl-tRNA hydrolase 2, mitochondrial produces MSKLLRRLKYLITKGLPKEPYKMVLVVRTDISMSTGKIAGQCAHAAVECYDLCKNDKINGEYLESWLMVGQPKIVLKVSSEERLKSLASNANGHGLVTAIIKDAGRTQLEPGTISVLGIGPGPNSIVDKVTSHLRLL; encoded by the coding sequence atgagtaaattattaagaaGATTAAAGTATTTGATAACTAAAGGACTGCCTAAGGAACCATATAAAATGGTATTAGTTGTACGGACAGATATTTCAATGAGTACTGGTAAAATAGCTGGTCAATGTGCACACGCTGCTGTCGAATGTTATGATCtttgtaaaaatgataaaattaatggaGAATATTTAGAATCGTGGTTGATGGTTGGTCAACCAAAAATCGTACTAAAAGTCAGTAGTGAGGAAAGATTAAAATCGTTGGCCAGCAATGCTAATGGTCATGGACTTGTTACAGCTATTATTAAAGATGCCGGTAGAACTCAATTAGAACCTGGTACTATTTCAGTACTTGGTATTGGTCCTGGTCCTAACAGCATTGTAGATAAAGTTACATCACACCTTAGATTACTTTGA
- the LOC103577752 gene encoding transmembrane protein 145 has translation MLYQYVIFFIWIGILELFITINQCQCTHVTGTFNTNEFFRFLIKFGFQQTDRHKQRDSYGYIFGNITTSQSNISSTKLITLAVLDRNHFLEYYGNRTLEDKNTACTMMFNTLNESSYDSQCNVNGQDFLRRIPCPKGKLCPDEDLSWNVIKNNQFTYVIQDLGQPRFWYISIVSCYRNIKTCKWEWFNDSMNIDYDIWLVNGNPNNSGFNSFTYQFSYDRQNTIVLYLLFFLCYIILVPLQLYAVRLQRHPVTRLFTASLLLELVAICLILIHVLKFAFDGIGYEKLEVAGDIFDILSRTTFMLLLLLLAKGWAVTRIELTWKPLVFLIWFCYGVVHILLYVWNMTEVDIIEDIDEYQTWPGWFILLFRSAIMIWFLLELRNTMTYEHNTQKLNFLLHFGASALVWFIYLPIVALIALQISTLWRFKFLLGITYSADCYAYCVMTHLLWPTRSEQYFLLAQGADNGDELDEFNEAPHVLNNYVEPSDLTKIIA, from the exons atgtTGTATCaatatgtaatattttttatatggattGGAATCTTggaattatttatcacaataaATCAGTGCCAGTGTACTCACGTAACCGGTACATTCAATACCAATGAATTTTTTCGGTTTCTCATTAAATTTGGATTCCAGCAGACTGATCGTCACAAGCAACGTGACTCATATGGTTATATATTTGGCAATATAACAACATCACAGTCAAATATATCATCAACAAAACTAATAACTCTTGCTGTTTTGGatagaaatcattttttagagTACTATGGCAATCGTACACTTGAAGATAAAAACACAGCGTGTACTATGATGTTCAATACTCTCAATGAGAGTTCATATGATTCACAGTGCAATGTCAATGGACAGGATTTTTTGAg AAGAATACCATGCCCAAAAGGTAAATTATGTCCAGATGAAGATTTATCATGGAATGTTATCAAAAACAATCAATTTACTTATGTAATACAAGACCTTGGACAGCCGAGATTTTGGTATATAAGTATTGTATCGTGTTATCGTAATATAAAAACATGTAAATGGGAATGGTTCAATGATAGCATGAATATCGACTATGATATTTGGTTGGTAAATGGAAATCCAAATAACAGCGGCTTCAATAGTTTTACCTACCAATTTTCGTACGACCGACAAAATACCATcgtattgtatttattattctttttgtGTTACATTATATTAGTACCATTGCAATTATATGCCGTCAGATTACAAAGGCACCCAGTAACGAGGCTTTTTACAGCAAGTTTATTGCTAGAGCTTGTTGCCATTTGTTTAATACTGATCCATGTTCTGAAATTTGCATTTGACGGTATTGgatatgaaaaattagaaGTTGCTGGTGATATATTCGATATTCTTTCACGg acaacatttatgttattactattattattagccAAAGGATGGGCTGTTACAAGAATTGAATTAACCTGGAAgcctttagtatttttaatatggtTTTGTTACGGTGTAGTACACATTCTTCTTTATGTCTGGAATATG acGGAAGTTGACATTATCGAAGATATTGATGAATATCAAACGTGGCCCGGATGgtttattttactattccgTAGTGCAATAATGATATGGTTTTTATTGGAGCTCCGTAACACGATGACTTATGAGCACAATActcagaaattaaattttctgctGCATTTCGGTGCATCGGCACTTGTGTGgttcatttatttaccaaTAGTTGCATTAATCGCACTACAAATAAGTACATTATGGAGGTTTAAATTTCTTCTTG gtATCACATATTCAGCAGATTGTTATGCTTACTGTGTAATGACACATTTATTATGGCCAACACGAAGcgagcaatattttttacttgcaCAGGGTGCAGATAACGGTGACGAGTTGGATGAATTTAATGAAGCACCGCATGTTTTGAATAACTACGTTGAGCCATCGGATCTAACTAAAATCATAGCGTAA
- the LOC103577751 gene encoding SET and MYND domain-containing protein 4 isoform X2, whose protein sequence is MDESMFGFIFFTHRMADKLTSGEFLQDDEKLMKNALRCVKTLTPPRVNNVGAKSPTRTQILIDQGNAAFKASPNSLETMKIYTEALAYAPVDSHPELMAKCYGNRSAVLCNCKYYDFSLKDIEKALKIGYPDNLKAKLYIRRVKNLLALNNGKNNERIVGAIKDAHYWIDKISDEEIRKKTQDSLNSLKQLRLKSHKKFDPTSCMSAIRDDNRQILRASSAIALKYSEEFGRHVVAARDIKPGEALTMQKVYASTLLSDNRYTRCWNCSRATWSSVPCNKCSNVIFCDETCRDSAWNDYHDIECRVISAIPPIFVKTECVLSIRVTIKAYKEAGSLPALKRNLIKIDLHTDPVTKGFTGNVYDETKYASVYTLKRGINTVPERSKSSYIACRLLYTLVETTDMLGNKKYENFKDLANDDLAVFLGAIIFRNIEITGNNGVNTSLLNNIEDTIIEHCDILMPFSSIFNHSCDGNVTPAIFRDVNIFFSMDYIKKGQRVLANYGKDYDYKQAVTADRIKKLKERFGFRCKCIPCVNDWNPDTVFPSYHSLSLPKTVKLKLTMVDFEVDRLKRKVKKYCNLINSIHLREMIDWLTNGLIIHSKHTDQVSAESADWKHLLGIMYSRMKDITY, encoded by the exons ATGGATG AAAGTATGTTTggctttatattttttacgcaTCGTATGGCGGACAAGTTGACATCTGGTGAATTTTTACAAGACGACGAAAAACTTATGAAAAATGCTCTTCGATGTGTGAAAACTTTAACGCCTCCGAGAGTCAATAATGTCGGGGCAAAGAGTCCAACTAGGACCCAGATTTTGATTGACCAAGGAAACGCGGCTTTTAAGGCGTCACCAAACTCATTGGAGACGATGAAAATCTATACTGAAGCTCTAGCATACGCGCCCGTTGATTCACACCCGGAACTAATGGCTAAATGTTACGGTAATCGGTCAGCAGTTCTCTGTAACTGCAAGTATTATGATTTTTCGTTGAAAGACATCGAGAAAGCGCTCAAAATAGGGTACCCTGATAATCTGAAAGCTAAATTGTACATTCGTCGAGTGAAAAATTTACTGGCACTAAATAACGGCAAGAATAATGAACGTATAGTTGGTGCCATCAAGGATGCTCACTACTGGATAGACAAAATAAGTGATGAAGAAATCAGGAAGAAGACTCAGGACTCTTTGAATAGTTTGAAACAGCTTCGTCTGAAGTCCCACAAGAAGTTTGATCCTACTTCATGTATGTCTGCGATACGTGATGACAATCGTCAAATACTAAGAGCTTCAAGTGCCATCGCTCTGAAATATTCCGAGGAATTTGGCAGACATGTCGTCGCAGCTAGAGACATCAAACCTGGGGAGGCTCTGACCATGCAAAAAGTTTATGCGTCAACTCTTCTGTCAGATAATCGTTACACTCGTTGTTGGAACTGTTCCAGAGCAACTTGGTCAAGTGTACCCTGCAATAAATGCAGCAACGTTATCTTCTGCGACGAAACTTGTCGCGATTCTGCTTGGAATGATTACCATGACATCGAGTGCCGAGTTATTTCCGCGATTCCTCCTATTTTTGTCAAAACTGAGTGTGTCTTGTCCATAAGGGTCACTATAAAAGCATATAAAGAAGCTGGTAGTTTACCTGCCCTGAAGAGAAATctcataaaaattgatttacatacag ATCCGGTGACTAAAGGCTTCACTGGAAATGTATACGATGAGACAAAGTATGCAAGTGTTTATACATTGAAAAGAGGAATAAATACAGTACCCGAGAGATCAAAGTCGTCTTATATTGCTTGTCGCCTTCTGTACACTTTGGTGGAGACAACTGATATGCTCggtaataaaaagtatgaaaactTCAAAGATCTTGCAAATGATGATCTAGCCGTTTTTTTGGgagcaattatttttagaaacatTGAAATAACAGGAAACAATGGCGTTaat aCGTCACTTCTGAACAATATCGAGGACACCATAATCGAGCACTGTGACATCCTTATGCCGTTTTCATCGATTTTTAATCACAGTTGCGATGGCAATGTAACACCAGCGATCTTTCGCgacgtaaatatttttttttcaatggattatataaaaaaaggccAACGAGTATTGGCCAATTACGGAAAAGATTACGACTACAAGCAAGCAGTTACTGCagacagaataaaaaaattaaaagaacgcTTTGGTTTTCGCTGCAAATGCATTCCCTGTGTAAATGATTGGAATCCTGATACAGTATTTCCTTCTTATCACAGCTTATCGTTGCCTAAGAcagtgaaattaaaattgacgATGGTTGACTTCGAAGTTGATCGTTTGAAAAGAAAAGTCAAGAAATACTGTAATCTTATAAACAGCATTCACTTGAGAGAAATGATTGATTGGTTAACGAAtggtttaattattcatagtAAACATACCGATCAAGTCAGCGCTGAATCTGCCGACTGGAAACATTTGCTCGGAATAATGTACTCGAGAATGAAAGacattacttattaa
- the LOC103577751 gene encoding SET and MYND domain-containing protein 4 isoform X1 encodes MDAESMFGFIFFTHRMADKLTSGEFLQDDEKLMKNALRCVKTLTPPRVNNVGAKSPTRTQILIDQGNAAFKASPNSLETMKIYTEALAYAPVDSHPELMAKCYGNRSAVLCNCKYYDFSLKDIEKALKIGYPDNLKAKLYIRRVKNLLALNNGKNNERIVGAIKDAHYWIDKISDEEIRKKTQDSLNSLKQLRLKSHKKFDPTSCMSAIRDDNRQILRASSAIALKYSEEFGRHVVAARDIKPGEALTMQKVYASTLLSDNRYTRCWNCSRATWSSVPCNKCSNVIFCDETCRDSAWNDYHDIECRVISAIPPIFVKTECVLSIRVTIKAYKEAGSLPALKRNLIKIDLHTDPVTKGFTGNVYDETKYASVYTLKRGINTVPERSKSSYIACRLLYTLVETTDMLGNKKYENFKDLANDDLAVFLGAIIFRNIEITGNNGVNTSLLNNIEDTIIEHCDILMPFSSIFNHSCDGNVTPAIFRDVNIFFSMDYIKKGQRVLANYGKDYDYKQAVTADRIKKLKERFGFRCKCIPCVNDWNPDTVFPSYHSLSLPKTVKLKLTMVDFEVDRLKRKVKKYCNLINSIHLREMIDWLTNGLIIHSKHTDQVSAESADWKHLLGIMYSRMKDITY; translated from the exons ATGGATG CAGAAAGTATGTTTggctttatattttttacgcaTCGTATGGCGGACAAGTTGACATCTGGTGAATTTTTACAAGACGACGAAAAACTTATGAAAAATGCTCTTCGATGTGTGAAAACTTTAACGCCTCCGAGAGTCAATAATGTCGGGGCAAAGAGTCCAACTAGGACCCAGATTTTGATTGACCAAGGAAACGCGGCTTTTAAGGCGTCACCAAACTCATTGGAGACGATGAAAATCTATACTGAAGCTCTAGCATACGCGCCCGTTGATTCACACCCGGAACTAATGGCTAAATGTTACGGTAATCGGTCAGCAGTTCTCTGTAACTGCAAGTATTATGATTTTTCGTTGAAAGACATCGAGAAAGCGCTCAAAATAGGGTACCCTGATAATCTGAAAGCTAAATTGTACATTCGTCGAGTGAAAAATTTACTGGCACTAAATAACGGCAAGAATAATGAACGTATAGTTGGTGCCATCAAGGATGCTCACTACTGGATAGACAAAATAAGTGATGAAGAAATCAGGAAGAAGACTCAGGACTCTTTGAATAGTTTGAAACAGCTTCGTCTGAAGTCCCACAAGAAGTTTGATCCTACTTCATGTATGTCTGCGATACGTGATGACAATCGTCAAATACTAAGAGCTTCAAGTGCCATCGCTCTGAAATATTCCGAGGAATTTGGCAGACATGTCGTCGCAGCTAGAGACATCAAACCTGGGGAGGCTCTGACCATGCAAAAAGTTTATGCGTCAACTCTTCTGTCAGATAATCGTTACACTCGTTGTTGGAACTGTTCCAGAGCAACTTGGTCAAGTGTACCCTGCAATAAATGCAGCAACGTTATCTTCTGCGACGAAACTTGTCGCGATTCTGCTTGGAATGATTACCATGACATCGAGTGCCGAGTTATTTCCGCGATTCCTCCTATTTTTGTCAAAACTGAGTGTGTCTTGTCCATAAGGGTCACTATAAAAGCATATAAAGAAGCTGGTAGTTTACCTGCCCTGAAGAGAAATctcataaaaattgatttacatacag ATCCGGTGACTAAAGGCTTCACTGGAAATGTATACGATGAGACAAAGTATGCAAGTGTTTATACATTGAAAAGAGGAATAAATACAGTACCCGAGAGATCAAAGTCGTCTTATATTGCTTGTCGCCTTCTGTACACTTTGGTGGAGACAACTGATATGCTCggtaataaaaagtatgaaaactTCAAAGATCTTGCAAATGATGATCTAGCCGTTTTTTTGGgagcaattatttttagaaacatTGAAATAACAGGAAACAATGGCGTTaat aCGTCACTTCTGAACAATATCGAGGACACCATAATCGAGCACTGTGACATCCTTATGCCGTTTTCATCGATTTTTAATCACAGTTGCGATGGCAATGTAACACCAGCGATCTTTCGCgacgtaaatatttttttttcaatggattatataaaaaaaggccAACGAGTATTGGCCAATTACGGAAAAGATTACGACTACAAGCAAGCAGTTACTGCagacagaataaaaaaattaaaagaacgcTTTGGTTTTCGCTGCAAATGCATTCCCTGTGTAAATGATTGGAATCCTGATACAGTATTTCCTTCTTATCACAGCTTATCGTTGCCTAAGAcagtgaaattaaaattgacgATGGTTGACTTCGAAGTTGATCGTTTGAAAAGAAAAGTCAAGAAATACTGTAATCTTATAAACAGCATTCACTTGAGAGAAATGATTGATTGGTTAACGAAtggtttaattattcatagtAAACATACCGATCAAGTCAGCGCTGAATCTGCCGACTGGAAACATTTGCTCGGAATAATGTACTCGAGAATGAAAGacattacttattaa
- the LOC103577753 gene encoding SET and MYND domain-containing protein 4 has translation MDMTSLQKCWEELAETEWSKLNFKDEYEMMTDVIRLIKFDDTKLKCTKKSTEETEKLFAKAKEELAKKSSSQSVIEIYTKAMCNALPNSPELARAYANRSAVFCNAGLYEECLTDIGRALEIGYPDDRKAKLYLRRAKALWGLEKKVRPEIEEAIMETRNWIEYLPKESEKTIMRRLLKEFKKYPYEKFDKNFVNHLPDAPTSNPFIKGASDAIKIKYSNKLGRHMVATRDIKVGEVVMVQKAYVAVHNPESIYFYCWYCSKRAWSSIPCTECTEVVFCNETCRDAAWNEFHDLECQTMASLPMDKFGWFDIMAIKLTIKTIKEAGSLKSLKNIIDKIKSDSSESKPDKEGFDYNKHSIISIIYNLYNDLKFMQKTDGYKDFPVRSTYLLYVLASKTELLDNKINDINDLKGNEMATFLGALILRFMNISVLNSYEAITIKNKSKYKRGKLLGSIVSYFNHSCDDNITCSQYEDNLVFRSTCLIKKNEQLCVTYGPTFHYHTVDDRRRQLKTQYNFTCECDACSKNLGKHSLLPSFHDQALLVEKRYKVAVEYQKYDSYLLNMTEKEIDYKMNFEPSFAPILINILNVLYENVNYPCIEIVSSKAALSHNFVSSGY, from the exons ATGGATATGACAAGCTTGCAAAAGTGTTGGGAAGAATTGGCAGAAACCGAGTGGTCAAAACTCAACTTCAAAGATGAATATGAGATGATGACAGACGTAATACGTCTAATAAAGTTCGATGATACTAAACTAAAGTGTACGAAAAAAAGTACTGAAGAAACAGAGAAACTGTTCGCTAAAGCTAAGGAAGAACTCGCCAAGAAATCATCATCACAATCtgttattgaaatatatacaaaagcAATGTGTAATGCGCTGCCAAATTCACCTGAACTAGCTCGAGCTTACGCAAATCGTTCTGCTGTATTCTGCAACGCAGGTCTCTACGAAGAATGTCTTACGGACATCGGACGAGCTTTGGAGATCGGGTATCCTGATGATCGTAAAGCAAAACTTTACTTACGGCGTGCCAAGGCCTTGTGGGGATTAGAGAAAAAAGTACGTCCTGAGATTGAAGAAGCGATAATGGAAACTCGTAATTGGATTGAATATTTACCAAAGGAAAGTGAAAAGACTATTATGAGAAGATTATTgaaagagtttaaaaaatatccctatgaaaaatttgacaaaaattttgttaatcatTTACCCGACGCACCTACAAGTAATCCATTTATCAAAGGTGCTTCTGATgccattaaaataaaatactctaATAAATTAGGGCGACATATGGTAGCAACGAGAGATATTAAAGTTGGTGAAGTTGTCATGGTTCAAAAAGCTTATGTTGCGGTTCATAATCCTgagagtatttatttttactgctgGTACTGTTCAAAACGCGCTTGGTCTAGTATTCCGTGTACTGAATGTACGGAAGTAGTTTTTTGTAACGAGACTTGTCGAGATGCTGCTTGGAATGAGTTCCATGATCTTGAATGCCAGACTATGGCTTCACTTCCTATGGATAAATTTGGTTGGTTCGATATAATGGccattaaattaacaataaaaactatcaaagaaGCAGGatctttaaaatcattaaaaaatattattgataaaattaaatcag ATTCAAGTGAAAGTAAACCGGACAAAGAAGGATTTGATTACAATAAACATTCaataatttctataatttataatttatataatgatttaaaatttatgcaaaAGACAGATGGATATAAAGATTTTCCAGTAAGAAGTACTTACTTGCTTTATGTATTAGCATCAAAAACAGAATTACtggacaataaaataaatgacataAATGATCTTAAGGGTAATGAAATGGCTACTTTTTTGGGCGCATTGATTTTGagatttatgaatatttctgTATTGAATTCATACgag gccattaccattaaaaataagaGCAAGTACAAAAGAGGTAAATTACTGGGTTCTATCGTCAGTTATTTTAATCACAGCTGCGATGATAATATCACTTGTTCTCAGTACGAAGACAATTTGGTATTTCGTTCAACttgtcttattaaaaaaaatgaacaattgTGTGTAACTTATGGCCCGACGTTTCATTATCATACAGTTGATGATCGACGACGTCAACTCAAAACGCAGTATAATTTTACGTGCGAATGCGACGCTTGTTCTAAAAATTTGGGTAAACATTCTCTACTTCCATCTTTTCAT gATCAAGCTTTATTAGTTGAAAAAAGATACAAGGTGGCGGTAGAATACCAAAAGTAtgatagttatttattaaacatgaCTGAAAAGGAAATAGATTATAAAATGAACTTTGAACCTTCATTCGCAcctattttgataaatatattgaatgtGTTGTATGAAAACGTCAACTATCCTTGTATTGAAATAGTATCAAGTAAAGCTGCGCTAAGTCACAACTTCGTCTCTAGTGGATATTAA
- the LOC103577764 gene encoding uncharacterized protein LOC103577764: protein MSQINWLRCNKCRLLMSSAIRNFFISQCGHIFCHECATTGGTVCQQCQTPDIRLLELKEPLPPVIADLHTPCIEFMEQMVMTAKFQLGQIAAVNKFVQNTDDKYSSLKRLYWEQRKTFMKLQQVRDKMKTACDEWKAVRSNYQYILNVAGSNRRHGPTGNFFGQDPNVVNNFNHNRRAQRSNYQFTRQVAFVSPNNPYNSDNSNTSYVSNNMSTPITPLSVHRMINNRRVPRSAGSSSTAVTSNSSSLNINMF from the exons atgtCACAAATTAATTGGCTCCGCTGTAATAAATGCCGACTACTAATGAGCTCGgcaataagaaatttttttatttcacaatgTGGTCATATTTTTTGTCATGAGTGTGCCACAACAG GAGGTACCGTTTGTCAGCAATGTCAGACACCAGACATTCGATTGTTAGAGTTGAAAGAACCACTTCCTCCAGTAATTGCTGATTTACATACACCGTGTATCGAATTCATGGAGCAAATGGTGATGACTGCCAAGTTCCAGTTGGGCCAGATTGCAGCAGTCAACAAATTCGTCCAAAATACG GATGATAAGTATTCTTCACTAAAACGCCTGTACTGGGAGCAACGTAAAACATTTATGAAATTACAACAGGTTCGTGACAAAATGAAAACTGCTTGCGATGAATGGAAAGCAGTTAGATCCAATTACCAGTACATTCTCAATGTCGCTGGTTCAAATCGCAGACATGGTCCAACTGGAAATTTCTTTGGTCAGGATCCTAATGtcgtaaataatttcaatcataATCGACGAGCTCAGCGTTCTAACTATCA ATTTACCAGACAAGTCGCGTTCGTTAGTCCAAACAATCCTTATAATTCAGACAATTCAAATACATCTTATGTATCAAATAATATGAGCACTCCCATAACTCCTCTTAGTGTTCATCGGATGATCAACAACAGGAGAGTTCCAAGATCAGCTGGTAGTTCATCAACTGCTGTTACCAGTAACAGCTCAtctttaaatatcaatatgttttaa
- the LOC103577755 gene encoding SET and MYND domain-containing protein 4: MDPLDLSLDEMSLTDNVNNEDKIKEAIKKYLIDNNEMSSLINDRKKTKDAKKSEEKINEADENFLKSSLFSVIDLYTQAVAYAPNDSRELAVAYGNRSAALSYAKLYQDSLKDIERALKLDYPDNLRARLYARQVKNLLALNSKIRQEVKEALAQTNYWMIQMDETNKKIVQSILNKLNQRNSTAVPYKKWDSSKFLPEVPTDNPKIPRASSAISLEYSEKYGRHVVATRDIKACETLLVHKAYASILHVENVWKYCWYCSKRTWSSVPCKQCTNVIYCDENCRDAAWNEYHDFECPVIATMFSHEFNSVFIMSLRLTIKAFKEAGSLEKLKEKIQDIDSITDPIARGFTDDVWDDTKYASVYTLTRNLSDTISEQCLKKSIEILYCLITTTKMFDEKIDMENLADDKWANFIGELILKHVEISRANAIQLRVKRDPDTFVPYCDVLMPFCSLFNHSCDPNVHKFTSGNTNAIFATRVIKKGEQVVISYGPRFQNLSTAERRQHLQVHKFICECIACSNNWGPEYRLPSCQEQSLPVEIKNKLTTTSRYLSFVRGMWSNADKTSKYIKETLYCLSEIINTYCEHVEYPCLEIEACKDFLEFVYRYISDH; the protein is encoded by the exons ATGGATCCACTGGACCTGTCATTAGATGAAATGTCATTGACAGATAACGTGAATAATGAAGACAAAATAAAagaagcaattaaaaaatatttaattgacaacAATGAAATGTCATCATTGATTAATGACCGCAAGAAAACAAAAGATGCTAAAAAGtctgaagaaaaaattaatgaagctgatgagaattttttaaagtcttcATTATTTTCAGTGATCGACTTATACACCCAAGCAGTCGCTTATGCGCCAAATGATTCACGTGAGCTGGCGGTAGCATACGGAAATCGATCAGCGGCTTTGAGTTACGCGAAATTATATCAAGATTCACTGAAAGATATCGAACGTGCATTGAAACTTGATTACCCAGATAATCTGCGAGCTAGACTGTACGCACGTCAAGTCAAAAATTTGCTTGCGCTCAACTCTAAAATTCGTCAAGAAGTTAAAGAAGCACTTGCTCAAACTAATTACTGGATGATACAAATGGATGagaccaataaaaaaatagtacagagcattctaaataaattaaatcagcGTAACTCAACTGCTGTGCCTTACAAGAAATGGGACTCAAGTAAATTCCTGCCTGAAGTCCCTACAGATAATCCTAAAATACCGCGCGCTTCAAGTGCGATCAGTCTGGAGTATTCTGAAAAATATGGAAGACATGTTGTAGCTACCAGAGATATAAAAGCCTGTGAAACTTTGCTAGTGCACAAGGCTTACGCTTCTATTTTACACGTTGAAAATGTTTGGAAGTACTGCTGGTACTGTTCGAAACGTACTTGGTCAAGTGTACCATGTAAACAATGTACTAATGTCATTTATTGCGATGAAAATTGTCGGGATGCTGCTTGGAATGAATATCATGACTTTGAATGTCCAGTTATCGCTACAATGTTTTCTCATGAATTTAACTCTGTATTTATTATGAGCTTAAGGCTAACAATAAAGGCGTTCAAAGAGGCTGGATCTCTGGAGAAATTGaaggaaaaaattcaagacaTTGATTCAATTACag atccCATAGCTAGAGGCTTTACTGATGATGTTTGGGATGATACCAAGTATGCAAGTGTGTATACTTTGACCAGAAACTTATCAGATACTATATCAGAacagtgtttaaaaaaatctattgagATTTTGTATTGTTTAATAACAACAACTAAAAtgtttgatgaaaaaatcgaCATGGAAAATTTGGCTGATGATAAATGGGCTAATTTTATTggagaattaattttaaaacacgtGGAAATTAGTAGAGCTAATGCTATTcaa TTGAGAGTCAAGCGTGATCCGGACACTTTTGTTCCCTACTGCGATGTTTTGATGCCTTTCTGCAGTTTATTTAATCACAGCTGTGATCCCAACGTGCACAAGTTTACATCAGGAAATACAAATGCCATTTTCGCGACCCGTGTTATAAAAAAAGGTGAACAGGTAGTGATAAGTTATGGTCCGAGGTTccaaaatttatcaacagcTGAACGAAGACAGCACTTGCAAGTCCATAAATTCATTTGCGAATGTATCGCATGTTCAAATAACTGGGGACCGGAATATCGTTTGCCATCTTgccaa GAACAATCATTGCcagttgaaattaaaaataagcttACGACAACTTCCAGATACTTGTCATTCGTACGAGGTATGTGGAGTAATGCAGATAAAACaagcaaatatataaaagaaacgCTTTATTGTttatcagaaataataaatacttattgtGAACATGTTGAATATCCTTGTCTTGAAATAGAAGCATGTAAAGACTTTTTGGAGTTTGTCTATCGGTACATCAGTGATCATTAA